GGGGAAATTTCTCGCGATCCTTTGGGTGCTGATCGCGGGCGCGATGGTTTATTATTTTATGGTGCTTCAGGGAAATACGGTTGGGCACGTAGCGGTGATTTTGCTGGCTTCGATTTTGGGCATCCTTGGCTCGTACGGCGTGGCGTGGTTCGGCATCCGCATCAACACCGTTTCCAATTCGCGCACGGCATTTTCCGCGCTCAAGGGCAATCCGCTGGCGACGCTCGGCATTCCGCTGCGCTCGGGCATGAGCGTAGGCTTGCTGCTGGTGTCGGTGGAATTGTTCTTCATGATCTGCATCCTGAAATTTTTGCCGGGCGATTTGGTTGGGCCGTGCTTCATCGGATTTGCGATTGGCGAATCGCTGGGCGCGAGTGTGCTGCGCATTTGCGGCGGTATTTTCACGAAGATCGCGGACATCGGTTCGGACTTGATGAAGATCGTATTCAAATTGCCGGAAGATGATCCCAAGAACCCCGGTGTGATCGCGGATTGCACGGGGGACAACGCGGGCGATTCGGTCGGGCCGACGGCGGACGGTTTTGAAACCTACGGCGTGACGGGCGTGGCATTGATCGCGTTTCTGGCGCTGGCAATGGCCAAAAGCCCGACGATTTGCGCGACGCTCATCATCTGGCTTTTCGCGATGCGCGCGCTGATGATCGTGACCTCGCTCGTTTCGTATTTCGTGAATGAAGGCATCAGCAAGGCGATGTTTGGCGGGAAGAAGGATTTCGATTTTGAAGCGCCGCTGACGTATCTCGTGTGGCTGACCTCGGCGGTTTCCATCGGCGTGACTTTTGTCGCGAGCAAATTATTGCTGGGCGATTTCAAGGGCGCGGATGGCGTGGCGCAACCCGATCTTTGGTGGGTGTTGTCCATCATCATCAGTTGCGGGACGGTGGCGGGCGCGGTGATTCCCGAATTCACGAAGGTGTTCGTGAGCACGCACTCGCGGCATGTGCGCGAAGTGACCAACTGCTCGCGGCACGGCGGCGCGTCGTTGAATATTTTGTCGGGTTTCGTCGCGGGAAATTTTTCGGCGTTTTGGATGGGATTGGTGATCATGCTGCTGATGTTCACGTCGTATTATTTTTCGCAGCACGCGGCGTTGCTCTCGCTGATGCCACCGGAATTTGTTTTCTCCGCGCCGATTTTTGCGTTCGGCCTGGTGGCGTTTGGATTCCTCGGCATGGGGCCGGTGACGATTGCCGTAGATAGTTACGGCCCGGTCACGGACAACGCGCAATCGGTTTATGAATTGAGCCAGATCGAAGCGCGCCCGGACATCAAGGGCGAGATCAAACGCGATTTTGGTTTCGACGCGGATTTTGAAAACGCAAAATACCAGTTGGAAAAAGGCGACGGCGCGGGCAACACGTTCAAGGCAACCGCGAAGCCGGTGCTGATCGGCACGGCCGTGGTAGGCGCGACGACAATGGTTTTCGGCATCATCATGCTCTTGCAGGGCATGTATCGGGAGCAGTTGGCGTTGGGAGTTGCGGGGCCATTCAAGCCGGTGGTGGAGGCGTTGAGCATCGTGCAGCCGGAAATCATCCTGGGCCTCATCATGGGCGGCGCGGTGATTTATTGGTTTACGGGCGCGTCGTGCCAGGCGGTTGTGACGGGCGCGTATAGCGCGGTGGTCTATATCAAGAAACACATGAAACTCGATGCCAGCACGGCGTCCGACAAGGACAGCAAGGAAGTCGTGCGCATCTGCACTGAGTACGCTCAGAAAGGCATGTGGAATATTTTCATCGTCGTGTTTTGCTTCGCGCTGGCGCTGCCGTTTTTCAATCCGTATTTCTTCATCGGCTATTTGATCGGCATCGCGTTCTTCGGTTTGTTCCAGGCGATCTTCATGGCGAACGCCGGCGGCGCGTGGGATAACGCTAAGAAAATCGTCGAAGTGGATTTACGCCAGAAAGGCACCGACCTTCACGCCGCGACGGTGGTCGGCGACACCGTGGGCGATCCTTTCAAGGACACGTCATCGGTGGCGATGAATCCCGTGATTAAGTTCACGACTTTGTTCGGCCTGCTGGCGGTTGAAATCGCCGTGACCATGACCAAGAAACATCAACTGGCGTTGAAGCTGGATCCAAACGCGACCAACTACAGCACCTACATCGGTTGTTTCTTTTTCCTGATCGCGCTGATCTTTGTGTATCGCTCGTTCTACTCGATGCGCATCCCGGAAGAAGTGACGCACGAGTAACCCTTAAATACGTTCTGCCGTTTGCGAGCGGAGCAGAGTTAAATCTGCTCCGCTTTTTTGCGGAAACGATTAAACTTCACCCATGCGCAAACAACGCGTTATTTCACTTTTGCCCAGCGCCACGGAAATTGTCTGCGCGCTCGGCGAGGCCGGCCGCCTGGTGGGCCGCTCGCACGAATGCGATTTTCCGCCGGAGATTCGCGGCTTGCCGGCCTGTACCTCGGCCAAACTCGATGCGCACGCGACCAGCGCGGAAATTGACCGGCAGGTAAAAAATCTTTTGCGCGACGCGGTTTCGATCTACGACGTGGACACCGAACGGCTCAAGGAGTTGAAACCGGATTTGATTTTGACGCAGGCGCAGTGCGAAGTTTGCGCGGTGAGTCTGCCGGAAGTCGAAGAGGCCGTGGCGGCGTGGACGGGCAAGCGGCCCGTGATCCTTTCACTTTCACCGAATCGGTTGGCGGATATTTGGACGGACATCGGGCGCGTGGCGGAAGCGCTGGATATTGCCGAGCATGGGCGCGAAGTTTTGCGTGGCTTGAAAATGCGCATGGTGAATATCATCGAAAAAAGTTGCATGGTGAAACAGCGGCCCTCGGTGGCGTGCATCGAATGGATTGAGCCGCTGATGGCGGCGGGAAATTGGGTGCCGGAATTGGTCGAACTGGCAGGCGGCGCGAATGTGGCGGGCACGGCAGGCAAACATTCCGATTGGATGACGTGGGAGGCGTTACAAAAGCTCGATCCTGAAATCATTATTGCGATGCCGTGCGGATTCGATCTCGCGCGGACGCGAGAGGAAATGGCGTCGCTGGCGAAACACGACGGCTGGCTAAAACTTCGCGCGGTGAAAAACAATCGGGTATTCGTCACGGATGGGAATCAGTATTTCAATCGGCCGGGGCCGCGCATGGTGGAATCGCTGGAAATACTGGCGGAAATCATCCACGCCGACCGGTTTCATTTTGAACATCGCGGCAACGCGTGGGAGCGGTTAAATAGCGCTGGTTGAATCCGCGATCCACTTCAGGTAACGCGCATTTCCCGCCTGCAACGGCAACACCAAAAACTCCGGCGTATCGTACGGATGTTCCGCGAGCACCAATTTCTCCAAAGCTTTCAGATGCTTGCGTGAAGTTTTCATGATCATCAAAACTTCTGCGCTCTTCTCAATTTTTCCCTGCCACCAATAATGTGATTCAATTTTGGGAACGAGATTGGCGCAGGCGATGAGGCGGGCTTGAAGGGCGGCTTTCGCGACCCGCTTCGCCGCTTTTAAATTTGGCGTAGTTATCAAGACCATTGAAAATACTGAGGCATTTGTCATAGGATAAATTCGGGTTATTTATTTGTTTGTGGCCGATGGACGGAACCGTCAGCCATCAACTCCCAACCGTGAATAGGGCAGCGCATCATCACGCGATTGGGGTCTTCATCGTCAGGCGCGCCCGGGGTTAGGAATTCATACGAGACATTTGTAGCGCTCCAAAACGGTGCCTGGCCACGGGAGAATTCTTTGTGGTGAGGGTCGTCCGGGCAAATCAGAGTATTTGGATTAGGAAGTTCATTGGTGATCTCCATGAGATTCTTTGGAAGC
This genomic window from Verrucomicrobiia bacterium contains:
- a CDS encoding sodium-translocating pyrophosphatase; this encodes MLKNKIRLWAVALPMIFGGATGAFASEADIHIPALDQVSFPGLGNVSGSALLYFGILVCVIGAVFGLVQYTQTKALDVHDSMARVSNTIWETCKTYLFTQGKFLAILWVLIAGAMVYYFMVLQGNTVGHVAVILLASILGILGSYGVAWFGIRINTVSNSRTAFSALKGNPLATLGIPLRSGMSVGLLLVSVELFFMICILKFLPGDLVGPCFIGFAIGESLGASVLRICGGIFTKIADIGSDLMKIVFKLPEDDPKNPGVIADCTGDNAGDSVGPTADGFETYGVTGVALIAFLALAMAKSPTICATLIIWLFAMRALMIVTSLVSYFVNEGISKAMFGGKKDFDFEAPLTYLVWLTSAVSIGVTFVASKLLLGDFKGADGVAQPDLWWVLSIIISCGTVAGAVIPEFTKVFVSTHSRHVREVTNCSRHGGASLNILSGFVAGNFSAFWMGLVIMLLMFTSYYFSQHAALLSLMPPEFVFSAPIFAFGLVAFGFLGMGPVTIAVDSYGPVTDNAQSVYELSQIEARPDIKGEIKRDFGFDADFENAKYQLEKGDGAGNTFKATAKPVLIGTAVVGATTMVFGIIMLLQGMYREQLALGVAGPFKPVVEALSIVQPEIILGLIMGGAVIYWFTGASCQAVVTGAYSAVVYIKKHMKLDASTASDKDSKEVVRICTEYAQKGMWNIFIVVFCFALALPFFNPYFFIGYLIGIAFFGLFQAIFMANAGGAWDNAKKIVEVDLRQKGTDLHAATVVGDTVGDPFKDTSSVAMNPVIKFTTLFGLLAVEIAVTMTKKHQLALKLDPNATNYSTYIGCFFFLIALIFVYRSFYSMRIPEEVTHE
- a CDS encoding cobalamin-binding protein, giving the protein MRKQRVISLLPSATEIVCALGEAGRLVGRSHECDFPPEIRGLPACTSAKLDAHATSAEIDRQVKNLLRDAVSIYDVDTERLKELKPDLILTQAQCEVCAVSLPEVEEAVAAWTGKRPVILSLSPNRLADIWTDIGRVAEALDIAEHGREVLRGLKMRMVNIIEKSCMVKQRPSVACIEWIEPLMAAGNWVPELVELAGGANVAGTAGKHSDWMTWEALQKLDPEIIIAMPCGFDLARTREEMASLAKHDGWLKLRAVKNNRVFVTDGNQYFNRPGPRMVESLEILAEIIHADRFHFEHRGNAWERLNSAG
- the cutA gene encoding divalent-cation tolerance protein CutA, with the protein product MTNASVFSMVLITTPNLKAAKRVAKAALQARLIACANLVPKIESHYWWQGKIEKSAEVLMIMKTSRKHLKALEKLVLAEHPYDTPEFLVLPLQAGNARYLKWIADSTSAI